AAATGTCTGCATAACCCAGTGGTTTTACTGAGCCATCCGCCTTCGCTCCCATTGGAAAAGAAATACATCCAAACATCGCATTTCATAATTTTATTTCAATcagtaccccccacccccaccccaaaacaAATAAGAGTTCCAAAACAGCGATTAAAGTGCTAAAACTACAAATACATTAAACAACTCAGATTTCCATggtcaaaacaaaaaaaaatactGGGATAAAGATCCATTGAACAGCAAAAAGTCATTCCCTTCTCCGGAAACCaaatagaaacagagagagagagagagagagaggaaaggggggggggggggaggaggaaaataGGACAGGGCAGCTCTGTCTCGGACACACACACTCCATTTCTTCACTGAAAACAAAAACACAGCTACAACTCGGAACGCGAATGAAAGATTTCCCCAGAACCTCATTCAATTTAAATTAGCGCCCGAAACCATTTCCTGCGGACCCGGAAAATTACAAACAGAAATGGAACACAAACGCGATGGTCTATCCGGCGAGCAGAATCCACAAAGCAGAGATTTTCCTGACCGAGTCTTTAGCGCCGGTTCCCGGTCGGACAGTTCAGCGATCTTTCAAACTCTGATCGGTTACATCAATGTTACAATGAAATAAAGGAGACCAAAGACGGGTCCCATTGGCTGTATTCAGATATCGCccgaatccccccccccttccccctcccctcccctctcctcccgccccctaAATCAAAGTGAGAAATTGCTCCAAATCATTCACAAAGCGAACTTGATCCTCATTTTTTCGAGGTCTGGGTTTTCTTGGGTAAGAGCACGGCCTGGATATTGGGCAGGACGCCTCCCTGGGCGATGGTCACTcctcccagcagcttgttgagctcctcgtcgttTCTGATGGCGAGCTGGAGGTGGCGGGGGATGATCCtggtcttcttgttgtcccgggccgcgttgccggccagctcgaggatcTCGGCGGACAGGTACTCCAGCACGGCGGCCAGGTAGACGGGCGCCCCGGCTCCCACTCGCTCGGCGTAATTGCCTTTCCGCAGCAAACGGTGGACGCGGCCGACGGGGAACTGCAGACCGGCGCGGGAAGAGCGGGACTTGGCCTTAGCCCGGGCTTTGCCGCCGGTCTTACCTCGTCCAGACATCTTCAATCGCTGCTCCCGGGGATACAATAACACAGCCGCCTAGACACAATGTAACTGGGCTGGGTTACAATGTAACCGCTTGTCAATTTCTGCTACAATGTAACTGCAGCCGGACACAAAGTGACCGCTTGTCAATTTCTGCTACAATGTAACTGCAGCCGGACACAAAGTGACCGCTTGTCAATTTCTGCTACAATGTAACTGCAGCCGGACACAAAGTAGCCGCTTGTTAATTTCTGCTACAATATAACAAACAAGCCGCTCCGCTTCTAGAAGCCGCATTAACCCCGCCCACCAACACGTCACCGCCTATTAATAACCCACCAGCACCACAGCCATTGGTCAGGTGCAGGCCACCTCACTCTCCCATTGGCGGTCATTTGGATCCTTCATTTGCATAGTGCTGCATTTGCCATCGCCTCATTGGATTGGGAGCCTGGCTGTCCTTTGGTTGCAGTTTCGGGGTGGGGCTTGTTTCATCCAAACCATCTGTTCATGGTGCATTTATGGACCACCTCCCCAGACGTTACACTCGCTTCCCTTCTGCTTGCTCTCCATGTTGTattctcacactccgcctctcttTCATCCCTTGTACAGTCTTGCTTGCCTGgcctgaaaagctttgacaaagagtcatctagactcgaaacggtagctccctcctctctctctctccacagatgctgccagccctgaggttgcccagtattttctgttttttgttctgggaagctgAAATGTTGACAATTTATTTAGTGTCATTAAGTGAGAGCACAATGTTCAGTGGGACTCTGCAAGAGGTGGACACAAAGTAAACTGCAGGACGAATAGTGACAGGGTATTTGAGAGACGAGTAGTTAGTTTTTGCTGTGGCTGCAGACGTGAATCCagattggtgtgttgcctccctggggcCAAGGATGTCACtgcttttaaaaatgtatttgataacaaagaacaaagaaaattacagcacaggaacaggccctttggccctccaagcctgcgccaaccatgctgcccatctaacctaaaactctcttggggtccgtatccctctattcccatcctattgatgcaCTTGtaaagacgccccttaaacatcactatcgaaccagcttccaccacctcctccggcagcgagttccaggcacccactaccctctgcgtaaaaaaactttcaccgcacatctcttctaaaccttgccccttgcatctacgtcccctagtatttgacccctctaccctggggaaaagcttctgactatccactctgtctatgcccctcataatcttgcagacttctatcaggtcgccccctcaacctctgtcaccccagtgagaacaaaccgtgtttatccaacctctcctcataactaatgctctccataccaggtaacattctggtaaacctcctcggcCCCCTCGCCAAAGCCTTCGCATCTTTATGGTAGAGTgcccaccagaattgaacactatactccaagtgtggcctaactaagtttctatacagctgcagcataacttgccaatttttatactcaatgccccggctgatggagACATGCATGTAGCTCTGTGTTTGAGTGAACGTCAGTGTAGCTCTGTGTCTCAGTGAATGTCAGTGATTGTATAGCTCTGCGTTTTTGTCAATGTCCATCATTGTGTAGCTCTGTGTTTGAGCGAATGTAAGTGATTGTGTAGCTCTGTGTTTGGGTCAATGTCAGTGATTGCGTAGCTCTGTGTTTGAGTCAATGTCAGTGATTGTGTAGCTCTGTGTTTGGGTCAATGTCAGTGATTGCGTAGCTCTGTGTTTTGAGCGAATGTCCGTGATTGTGTAGCTCTGTGTTTGGGTCAATGTCAGTGATTGTGTAGCTCTGTGTTTGAGTGAATGTCAGTGATTGTGTAGCTCTGTGTTTGAGTCAATGTCAGTGATTGCGTAGCTCTGTGTTTGGGTCAATGTCAGTGATTGTGTAGCTCTGTGTTTGAGTCAATGTCAGTGATTGTGTAGCTCTGTGTTTGAGTCAATGTCCATGATTGTGTAGCTCTGTGTTTGAGTCAATGTCCATGATTGTGTAGCTCTGTGTTTGGGTCAATGTCAGTGATTGTGTAACTCTGTGTTTGGGTCAATGTAAGTGATTGTGTAGCTCTGTGTTTGGGCGAATGTCAGTGATTGTGTAGCTCTGTGTTTGGGCGAATGTCAGTGATTGTGTAGCTCTGTGTTTGAGTCAATGTCAGTGATTGTGTAGCTCTGTGTTTGAGTCAATGTCAGTGATTGTGTAGCTCTGTGTTTGAGTCAATGTCAGTGATTGTGTAGCTCTGTGTTTGAGTTAATGTCAGTGATTGTGTAGCTCTGTGTATGAGTCAATGTCAGTGATTGTGTAGCTCTGTGTTTGAGTCAATGTCAGTGATTGTGTAGCTCTGTGTTTGAGTCAATGTCAGTGATTGTGTAGCTCTGTGTTTGAGTCAATGTCAGTGATTGCGTAGCTCTGTGTTTGGGCGAATGTCCGTGATTGTGTAGCTCTGTGTTTGAGTCAATGTCAGTGATTGTGTAGCTCTGTGTATGAGTCAATGTCAGTGATTGTGTAGCTCTGTGTTTGAGTCAATGTCAGTGATTGTGTAGCTCTGTGTTTGAGTTAATGTCAGTGATTGTGTAGCTCTGTGTTTGAGTCAATGTCAGTGATTGTGTAGCTCTGTGTTTGAGTCAATGTCAGTGATTGTGTAGCTCTGTGTTTGAGTCAATGTCAGTGATTGTGTAGCTCTGTGTTTGAGTTAATGTCAGTGATTGTGTAGCTCTGTGTTTGAGTCAATGTCAGTGATTGTGTAGCTCTGTGTTTGAGTCAATGTCCATGATTGTGTAGCTCTGTGTTTGAGTCAATGTCCATGATTGTGTAGCTCTGTGTTTGGGTCAATGTCAGTGATTGTGTAACTCTGTGTTTGGGTCAATGTAAGTGATTGTGTAGCTCTGTGTTTGGGCGAATGTCAGTGATTGTGTAGCTCTGTGTTTGAGCGAATGTCAGTGATTGTGTAGCTCTGTGTATGAGTCAATGTCAGTGATTGTGTAGCTCTGTGT
This DNA window, taken from Scyliorhinus torazame isolate Kashiwa2021f chromosome 13, sScyTor2.1, whole genome shotgun sequence, encodes the following:
- the LOC140388624 gene encoding histone H2A, with product MSGRGKTGGKARAKAKSRSSRAGLQFPVGRVHRLLRKGNYAERVGAGAPVYLAAVLEYLSAEILELAGNAARDNKKTRIIPRHLQLAIRNDEELNKLLGGVTIAQGGVLPNIQAVLLPKKTQTSKK